A genomic stretch from Engraulis encrasicolus isolate BLACKSEA-1 chromosome 12, IST_EnEncr_1.0, whole genome shotgun sequence includes:
- the LOC134459646 gene encoding adhesion G-protein coupled receptor G7-like, translated as MSGPVQKVECGLTLDNIKANVTVNTDPEEVQQLATNTQILTSRPDQLSGSNITAAAAIVNTILTDITNITEDTTVAVMTTVSQLLTVAPEQFTEDNNATVSLTHTLERFSVSHSNSNTSLVVQPRLAIQTVQVQNDQTTGIQFSALSGTSSNFTTNRIQLKRNVSEITDTEIPSDVQIFIKLPSDPSRKTSNVSVGFVLYENDLFFRSRAFRPSLNARRMVISGSLGGVTAEHVKLHFLPMNTSDKFLHDFACVFWDYSLNDWSTKGCFKTNPSTNVSTLQCQCNHTTNFAVLMSFRPSYQYAKALSDISIAGCSLSIVGLILTIIFQIITRKSRKMAPTILLVSLCVSMTVFYFLFLFGIENPDQNVSQNSKVSEENTLLTSDLYQDPDSGPCTALTALMQYFLLATFTWNTLYALHIFILIRKTLSGTPSGFLAASIVAGWGFPAVLVAITLGVTYRVDKPLGYRREEFCWLAALKPSGQFDFAKPMFWGFLLPVAVMLLFNTVVLIYFGINTCKKDPILSSTQNTSLRKLFMSNFSLGVLLGITWVLGYFVLGYSAATPTLSNILSIFFCLCNTTQGVQIFILFTVRTADFRKMFHSVTQSVSAPDLSLHKQVYELWKPKGRSQNPWTADYGSEGHFAQSETTRNL; from the exons ATGTCTGGCCCCGTGCAGAAAGTGGAGTGCGGTTTAACCCTTGACAATATTAAAGCCAAT GTTACAGTGAACACTGATCCTGAAGAGGTTCAGCAGCTGGCGACCAACACACAAATTCTCACGTCAAGGCCGGATCAGCTGTCGGGTTCCAACATCACTGCAGCAGCAGCCATAGTAAACACCATCCTGACCGACATTACTAATATCACAGAG GACACAACAGTGGCTGTTATGACAACAGTTAGTCAGCTGCTAACTGTTGCACCTGAACAATTTACTGAAGACAACAATGCTACTGTAAG TCTAACTCACACCTTGGAAAGGTTTTCAGTGAGTCATAGTAACAGTAACACATCCTTGGTGGTTCAGCCTAGACTGGCTATCCAGACCGTCCAGGTGCAAAATGACCAAACCACAGGTATCCAGTTCAGTGCTCTCTCTG gtacTTCAAGTAACTTTACAACAAACAGAATTCAACTGAAGAGGAATGTGTCAGAAATTACAGATACTGAGATTCCTTCTGACGTTCAGATATTCATCAAACTTCCCTCAG ATCCCTCCCGTAAGACTTCGAATGTCAGCGTTGGCTTTGTGCTCTATGAGAACGACTTGTTCTTCAGGTCCAGAGCCTTCCGGCCTTCGCTGAATGCGAGGAGGATGGTGATCTCTGGAAGTCTGGGAGGTGTCACAGCTGAACATGTCAAGCTGCACTTTCTACCCATG AACACGTCCGATAAGTTCCTGCATGATTTTGCATGTGTGTTCTGGGACTACAGCCTCAATGACTGGAGCACCAAGGGCTGCTTTAAAACCAACCCGTCCACTAACGTGTCCACCCTCCAGTGTCAGTGCAACCACACCACCAACTTTGCTGTGCTCATG TCTTTTAGGCCCTCATATCAGTATGCTAAGGCACTGAGTGATATCAGCATAGCGGGCTGCTCTTTGTCTATAGTGGGCCTGATATTAACCATAATATTCCAGATCATCACCAG AAAATCCAGGAAGATGGCTCCTACGATACTCCTGGTTAGCCTCTGCGTGTCCATGACCGTCTTCTATTTCCTCTTCCTGTTTGGAATTGAGAATCCCGATCAGAATGTTTCTCAGAATTCAAAAGTATCAGAGGAGAACACCCTGCTGACCTCTGACCTGTACCAGGATCCTGACAGCGGCCCCTGCACTGCCCTCACTGCCCTGATGCAGTACTTCCTCTTAGCCACCTTCACCTGGAACACCCTCTACGCACTGCACATATTCATACTCATCAGGAAAACACTCTCGGGCACACCAAGTGGATTCCTGGCAGCATCCATTGTGGCGGGCTGGG GTTTTCCTGCAGTGTTGGTTGCCATCACTTTGGGGGTCACCTACAGAGTGGACAAACCTTTGGGATATAGGCGGGAAGAGTT CTGTTGGCTTGCAGCACTTAAACCATCCGGACAGTTTGACTTTGCGAAGCCCATGTTCTGGGGCTTTCTGCTTCCAGTTGCTGTCATGCTGCTTTTCAATACTGTGGTGTTGATATACTTTGGAATCAACACTTGCAAGAAGGATCCTATTTTAAGCAG CACACAGAACACCTCACTGAGGAAGTTGTTTATGAGCAACTTCTCTCTGGGAGTTCTGCTGGGTATTACCTGGGTGCTGGGCTACTTCGTGCTGGGCTACTCTGCCGCTACCCCCACTCTCAGCAACATCCTCAGCATATTTTTCTGTTTGTGCAACACCACGCAG GGTGTACAGATCTTCATTCTATTTACGGTGAGGACGGCCGACTTCAGGAAGATGTTCCACTCGGTCACGCAGTCTGTGTCGGCTCCCGACCTATCACTGCACAAGCAGGTGTATGAACTGTGGAAACCCAAGGGTCGATCGCAAAACCCATGGACGGCTGATTATGGGTCAGAGGGACACTTTGCACAAAGCGAAACAACACGCAACCTTTAG